The following coding sequences lie in one Flavobacterium cyclinae genomic window:
- a CDS encoding DMP19 family protein, which translates to MTKIKNILKLEDEIKIIEAIGEMIWEKKEETDDFSALTDGEKVFVYVDIFEGAMGEGGFSFFFTSEAGDFVEDIIIAYKEIKAFTTAELISKAWSLFPAKTYSTDVEIRRNFIKKADETLIGAWEDLDEQFFSEEGEDIVSLIVDYIKANETEFGA; encoded by the coding sequence ATGACTAAAATCAAAAACATTCTAAAATTAGAAGACGAAATCAAAATCATCGAAGCAATTGGTGAGATGATTTGGGAAAAGAAAGAAGAAACCGATGATTTTTCAGCATTAACCGATGGTGAAAAAGTATTCGTTTATGTAGATATTTTTGAAGGGGCTATGGGGGAAGGCGGATTTTCGTTTTTCTTCACTTCAGAAGCTGGAGATTTTGTAGAAGACATAATTATAGCGTATAAAGAAATCAAAGCTTTTACTACTGCGGAATTAATATCAAAAGCCTGGAGCTTGTTTCCTGCAAAAACCTATTCAACTGATGTGGAAATCAGAAGAAACTTCATCAAAAAAGCAGACGAAACTTTAATTGGTGCTTGGGAAGACTTAGACGAACAATTCTTTAGTGAAGAAGGTGAAGATATCGTTAGTTTAATTGTAGATTACATTAAAGCTAATGAAACTGAGTTTGGAGCTTAA
- a CDS encoding thiamine diphosphokinase has protein sequence MSSHHIVRDDQEPALIIANGASCSEELIGQLLEWSPLVIVLDSAIERVLKLGIKVDVLLGDFDRDFNPEYYLQKQYPLEIVHTPNQDKTDLEKAFDYLIEKGHKAVNVIWATGKRADHTITNITNIVAYRNQLKIVILDDHSKVFLLQNKYEKWYPANTTLSLIPIGKVTGITTKNLFYPLNNEELTIGYRTGSSNHVTQDGIVSIEHVEGDLLLMECWD, from the coding sequence ATGTCTTCACATCATATTGTTCGCGATGACCAAGAGCCTGCTTTAATTATTGCTAATGGCGCTTCTTGTAGTGAAGAACTTATTGGACAATTATTAGAATGGTCGCCTTTAGTGATTGTTTTAGATTCGGCTATAGAGCGTGTTTTAAAATTAGGAATTAAAGTTGATGTGCTTTTAGGCGATTTTGATAGAGATTTCAATCCGGAATATTACCTACAAAAACAGTATCCTCTTGAAATTGTTCATACACCAAATCAAGATAAAACTGATTTAGAAAAAGCCTTTGATTATTTGATTGAAAAAGGTCATAAAGCAGTAAACGTAATTTGGGCAACCGGAAAACGTGCCGATCATACCATTACCAATATCACCAATATAGTAGCCTACAGAAACCAATTAAAAATTGTAATTCTAGACGATCATTCAAAAGTTTTTTTACTTCAAAATAAGTATGAAAAATGGTATCCGGCTAACACTACGCTTTCTCTAATTCCTATTGGAAAAGTAACTGGAATTACCACTAAAAATCTGTTTTATCCTCTAAATAATGAAGAATTAACTATAGGATATCGAACAGGAAGCAGCAATCATGTTACACAAGATGGAATTGTTTCCATCGAACATGTTGAAGGCGATTTACTCCTTATGGAATGTTGGGATTAA
- a CDS encoding M28 family peptidase encodes MKAKHLLLLLVFVTNLSVSQTYVPQYGNIVNQVSQTNITTSLTEFEALGVKRRGTVALENTYNWLRNKYLSFGYLPGQLQEDTFTNAGYTCKNLIITKVGTVYPNTYVIVCGHYDSITGTGTNDNGSGVATILEVARLLQNIPTEYSIKFINFSGEEDGLLGSQHYVNTIVNGTTPKMDIKLVFNIDEVGGVAGMTNNSITCERDTGNPSTNNAASTTITNQLIACVGLYSPLTGVLSYAYASDYMPFEDNNEVITGFFETNESTHPHSTSDLLVNMDPIYNFNVAKAATGAVLHFAVASTTLGANSFDNDLEMSFFPNPTKEILHINFGKLTNQKSDVKIVDINGKLVYTATIENPSVIEKFNLPKLSKGMYLVKVTSGNNQVSKKIIIE; translated from the coding sequence ATGAAAGCTAAACATCTATTACTTTTATTAGTATTTGTTACTAATTTATCTGTTTCTCAAACCTATGTTCCACAATATGGAAATATTGTCAATCAGGTATCTCAAACTAATATTACTACTTCTTTAACAGAGTTCGAAGCTTTAGGAGTCAAAAGGCGAGGAACTGTTGCTCTTGAAAACACCTATAATTGGTTACGTAATAAATATTTAAGTTTTGGATATTTACCAGGTCAACTGCAAGAAGATACCTTTACAAATGCAGGTTATACTTGTAAGAATTTAATTATAACAAAAGTAGGTACTGTTTACCCTAATACATATGTTATTGTTTGTGGACATTACGATTCTATAACGGGAACGGGAACAAATGACAACGGAAGTGGAGTAGCCACTATATTAGAAGTTGCTCGTTTATTACAAAATATTCCAACAGAATATTCTATTAAATTTATCAATTTTAGTGGTGAAGAAGATGGTTTATTGGGAAGCCAACATTATGTAAATACAATTGTAAATGGTACAACACCCAAAATGGATATTAAATTAGTTTTTAATATTGATGAAGTGGGTGGTGTAGCAGGAATGACAAACAATTCCATTACGTGTGAGCGCGACACAGGTAATCCAAGTACGAATAATGCAGCTTCAACTACGATTACCAATCAATTAATTGCATGTGTTGGTTTGTATTCGCCATTAACAGGTGTTTTATCTTATGCGTATGCCTCTGATTATATGCCGTTTGAAGATAATAATGAAGTTATTACTGGTTTTTTCGAGACAAATGAATCTACTCATCCACATTCTACTTCAGATTTGTTAGTAAATATGGATCCAATTTATAATTTCAATGTAGCAAAAGCGGCAACAGGAGCGGTACTTCATTTTGCTGTGGCATCTACAACGCTTGGGGCTAATTCGTTTGATAATGATTTAGAGATGAGTTTCTTCCCAAATCCAACAAAAGAAATTTTGCATATTAACTTTGGAAAATTAACGAATCAAAAAAGTGATGTTAAGATTGTGGATATAAATGGAAAGTTAGTTTATACGGCTACAATTGAAAATCCTTCAGTTATTGAAAAATTTAATCTTCCTAAATTATCAAAAGGGATGTATTTGGTAAAGGTTACTTCTGGAAATAATCAGGTGAGTAAGAAAATAATAATCGAATAA
- a CDS encoding DUF4249 domain-containing protein has product MAKTVKILSLIVLLFTTSFSFLSCEDVVEIDLDTAPPRLVIDASIKWQKGTAGNEQTIKLTTTTDFYSSTIPTVSGATVFIIDGNGIQYDFIETPGTGNYVCTNFNPEIRQTYTLTVIHDSQVYTATESLIEVPTIDSIEQNENGGITGNQIEVKFFYQDNGLIDNYYLINFNASNALLPIIDVIDDEFFQGNQMFAYLANDLNAGDSIQLQLNGISQTYYNYMNILLGIAGTNGGSPFQTPPATVRGNIVNQTNFNNFALGFFRLSEIDTVSYIVE; this is encoded by the coding sequence ATGGCAAAAACAGTTAAAATACTTTCGTTAATTGTACTACTTTTTACAACTTCATTTTCTTTTTTAAGTTGTGAAGATGTTGTTGAAATAGACTTAGATACTGCTCCACCAAGATTAGTAATTGACGCTTCAATTAAATGGCAAAAGGGAACTGCTGGGAACGAACAAACCATAAAATTAACTACTACAACTGATTTCTATTCTTCCACTATTCCAACAGTTAGTGGCGCAACTGTTTTTATTATTGACGGAAATGGAATTCAATACGATTTTATAGAAACCCCTGGAACTGGAAATTACGTTTGTACTAATTTTAATCCTGAAATACGTCAAACTTACACGCTAACTGTAATTCATGATAGCCAAGTCTATACTGCTACAGAATCATTAATTGAAGTTCCAACAATTGATTCTATTGAACAAAACGAAAATGGAGGTATTACTGGCAATCAAATAGAAGTAAAATTCTTTTATCAAGATAATGGTTTGATTGACAATTATTATTTAATTAATTTCAACGCTTCAAATGCTCTTTTACCCATAATTGACGTAATTGATGATGAGTTTTTTCAGGGAAATCAAATGTTTGCATATTTAGCAAATGACCTTAATGCTGGAGATTCTATACAACTTCAATTAAATGGTATTTCTCAAACCTATTACAATTACATGAATATTTTACTTGGAATTGCTGGTACTAATGGCGGAAGTCCTTTTCAAACACCACCTGCTACAGTTAGAGGTAATATTGTAAATCAAACTAATTTTAATAATTTCGCATTAGGATTTTTTAGACTTTCAGAAATTGATACTGTGAGTTATATTGTTGAATAA
- a CDS encoding DUF6252 family protein, with product MKKIISLIACLAILTSCSDDSSDDSSATSGSITATIDGQNWRSNIAIAAVQTVNFNGLNGSVLQILGTASNSSTLAINIPLQNLATGTYTFSGFDAEGNLSYNTMDDSYSSDETGGTFTITISSYNSSNGTISGTFSGTLIGFDTPTQMTLTNGSFNNISIVSQQLFSNGNISLKLNNGNVFNMDADSSDNLFLMIQQVNEANKIVIYGNNTNLGADFGVYSIMIPKNATVGSHTIDGNNYDAGFNNNSNIDYTTNGGTINITSHIGNTIVGTFNFTATGNSQTMTISQGNFSITHN from the coding sequence ATGAAAAAAATTATTTCTCTTATTGCATGTCTTGCAATATTAACTTCATGTTCAGATGACTCTTCAGATGACAGCTCTGCAACTTCAGGTTCAATAACAGCAACAATTGATGGTCAAAATTGGCGCTCAAATATTGCAATTGCTGCAGTTCAAACAGTAAATTTTAATGGACTTAATGGAAGTGTACTTCAAATTTTAGGAACAGCCTCAAATTCAAGCACATTAGCCATTAACATTCCATTACAAAATTTAGCAACAGGTACTTATACCTTTAGTGGATTTGACGCCGAAGGAAATTTAAGTTACAATACAATGGATGATTCTTATAGTTCAGATGAAACAGGTGGAACATTCACAATTACGATAAGTTCTTATAATAGTAGTAACGGAACAATTTCTGGAACTTTTAGCGGAACATTAATAGGATTTGATACACCAACCCAAATGACTCTAACTAATGGCTCCTTTAATAATATTTCAATTGTAAGCCAACAATTATTTAGTAATGGAAATATTTCATTAAAACTAAATAATGGTAATGTTTTCAACATGGATGCTGATAGTAGTGATAATTTATTTTTGATGATTCAGCAAGTTAATGAAGCTAATAAAATTGTAATTTATGGTAATAATACAAACTTGGGGGCAGATTTTGGAGTTTATTCAATAATGATTCCTAAAAATGCAACTGTAGGATCACATACTATTGACGGAAATAATTATGATGCTGGATTTAACAATAATTCCAATATTGACTATACCACAAACGGTGGAACAATAAACATAACCTCACATATAGGAAATACAATTGTTGGAACTTTTAATTTTACTGCAACAGGAAATTCTCAAACAATGACAATTTCACAAGGTAATTTTAGCATTACACACAATTAA
- the uvrB gene encoding excinuclease ABC subunit UvrB, which produces MKFQVVSDYKPTGDQPQAIEKLSKGIFNGEKYQTLLGVTGSGKTFTIANVVQEVQKPTLVLAHNKTLAAQLYSEFKQFFPNNSVQYFVSYYDYYQPEAFIPVTGTYIEKDLSINDELEKLRLSTTSALLSGRRDIIVISSVSCLYGIGNPVEFQKNVINLEVNQQISRTKLLHQLVQSLYSRTEADFAPGNFRIKGDIVEIFPSYGDEPFRIHFFGDEIEEIEAFDAKTAQVIERYEKLTIYPANMFVTSPDVLQNAIWAIQQDLVKQVDYFKEIGKHLEAKRLEERTNFDLEMIRELGYCSGIENYSRYLDGREPGTRPFCLLDYFPDDYLMVVDESHVTISQVHAMYGGDRSRKENLVEYGFRLPAAMDNRPLKFEEFEALQNQVVYVSATPADYELQKSEGIYVEQVIRPTGLLDPIIEIRPSANQIDDLIEEIQVRCEADERVLVTTLTKRMAEELTKYLTKVAIRCRYIHSDVDTLERVEIMQDLRKGLFDVLIGVNLLREGLDLPEVSLVAILDADKEGFLRSHRSLTQTVGRAARNVNGKAIMYADKITASMQKTIDETNYRREKQIRYNTENNLQPKALNKSLNNALSGNSVSTHYYEEKILKAAEPESQYLSKPEIEKKIRDLRKMMEKAAKELDFMQAAKFRDEIQALQEKL; this is translated from the coding sequence ATGAAATTTCAAGTTGTTTCCGATTATAAACCTACGGGTGACCAACCTCAAGCTATTGAAAAACTTTCAAAAGGCATTTTTAATGGTGAAAAATACCAAACCTTGTTAGGAGTTACGGGTTCTGGAAAGACTTTTACGATCGCTAATGTAGTACAAGAAGTACAAAAACCTACATTAGTTTTAGCGCATAACAAAACCTTGGCTGCTCAATTATATTCGGAATTCAAGCAGTTTTTCCCTAATAACTCGGTACAGTACTTTGTTTCGTATTACGACTACTACCAACCCGAAGCTTTTATTCCCGTTACAGGAACTTATATTGAGAAAGATTTGTCTATTAATGACGAGCTAGAAAAACTGCGTTTAAGTACTACTTCTGCACTACTTTCGGGTCGAAGAGATATAATTGTAATTTCTTCTGTTTCCTGTTTGTATGGTATTGGAAATCCCGTTGAGTTTCAGAAAAATGTGATTAATCTAGAAGTTAATCAACAGATTTCGCGTACCAAATTATTACATCAACTCGTACAAAGTTTATATTCGAGAACAGAAGCGGATTTTGCACCTGGAAATTTTAGAATCAAAGGCGATATCGTAGAAATTTTCCCAAGTTATGGAGATGAACCGTTCCGAATTCACTTTTTTGGAGATGAAATTGAAGAAATTGAAGCTTTTGATGCTAAAACAGCTCAAGTGATAGAACGTTATGAAAAACTAACGATATATCCAGCCAATATGTTCGTGACTTCGCCTGATGTATTACAAAATGCGATTTGGGCTATCCAACAAGATTTAGTAAAACAAGTGGATTATTTCAAAGAAATTGGGAAACATTTAGAAGCTAAACGATTAGAAGAACGCACCAATTTTGACTTAGAGATGATTCGAGAACTTGGCTATTGCTCAGGAATCGAAAATTATTCGCGTTATTTAGATGGTCGGGAACCTGGAACTCGTCCTTTCTGTTTACTTGATTATTTTCCTGATGACTATTTGATGGTGGTCGATGAAAGTCACGTTACGATTTCCCAAGTACATGCCATGTATGGTGGCGATAGAAGTCGTAAAGAAAATTTAGTAGAATACGGTTTCCGATTACCAGCAGCTATGGACAATCGTCCGTTGAAATTTGAAGAATTTGAAGCGCTTCAAAATCAGGTCGTTTATGTTTCGGCAACTCCTGCAGATTACGAATTACAAAAATCGGAAGGAATTTATGTAGAGCAAGTGATTCGCCCAACCGGTTTGTTGGATCCTATTATCGAAATTCGACCAAGTGCCAACCAAATTGATGATTTAATTGAGGAAATTCAAGTAAGATGTGAAGCAGACGAACGTGTTCTGGTTACCACACTTACCAAAAGAATGGCGGAAGAATTAACGAAATATCTAACCAAAGTTGCCATTCGTTGTCGCTATATTCATTCCGATGTTGATACATTGGAACGGGTGGAAATCATGCAAGATTTGCGAAAAGGATTGTTTGATGTGTTGATTGGTGTGAACTTACTTCGTGAAGGATTAGACTTACCAGAAGTTTCATTAGTAGCCATTTTAGATGCCGATAAAGAAGGTTTCTTAAGAAGTCATCGTTCACTAACACAAACAGTGGGTCGTGCTGCTCGAAACGTAAATGGAAAAGCCATTATGTATGCGGATAAAATTACGGCTTCGATGCAAAAAACGATTGATGAAACTAATTATAGAAGAGAAAAACAAATACGCTACAATACCGAAAATAATTTACAACCAAAGGCGTTAAATAAGAGTCTGAATAACGCTTTAAGTGGCAATTCGGTTTCGACACACTATTACGAAGAGAAAATTTTAAAAGCTGCCGAACCCGAAAGCCAATATCTGAGCAAACCTGAAATCGAAAAGAAAATTCGCGACTTACGAAAAATGATGGAAAAAGCGGCAAAAGAATTAGATTTCATGCAAGCAGCCAAATTCAGAGATGAAATTCAAGCATTACAAGAGAAGTTGTAA